The sequence TGTATTAAAAGAAATATAGAATTCCCTATGGATGTTTATGATCTGGCCTTATGGTATTCGATTACGCCATTAAGTGAAGAGTCTATTGCCAAGGGAGGTCAGGTAGTTGAAATTCCTGATTTCACTAGTGGTAAATGGAAAACCCGTAAACCTGTATTCGGAATGACTGATGAGTTCTAAGAAAACACTACTCATACTGGCGGGTGGATTAGGCAGCCGATACAAGGGCCTTAAACAAGTGGATGGAATACTCGATAATGGCTCCCCCATTCTGGAGTATTCTATCTATGATGCTTTGGAGGCTGGCTTTTCTAAAGTAGTTATTATTGGTAATAAATTAATCCCTCAAAGTTATATTGACCGTCTCAATGCTATTGCTAAAGCAAAAGGATTTGAGCTCTATTGGGTATATCAGGAAATGAACACTATTCCTCTGCAGGGTTTTGATTATCCTGAGCGTGAGAAGCCATGGGGAACGGCGCATGCTGTTTTATGTGCAAAATATGTGATACAGGAATCTTTTATTATGATCAATGCAGATGATTTTTATGGAAAAGAAGCCTATCTGCTCGCTGCAGATGAAATTAATCACCATCATATTTCCGACTCTCAATTGGGTATGATTGCCTATCCTGTAAGTACAACATTGAGTGGTCATGGGGCTGTAGCCAGAGGAATATGTACTTTGGATTCTGAACATGATCTGATCCGTGTAGAGGAACAAACATCTATTCAAAAGCTTAATGGCTCAATCATTTATAGGGAAAACGATGAGAATATCAAACTGAACCCCGATACATTGGTATCCATGAACTTTTTTATTTTTCATCCTCATATCTTCTGCTACCTGGAAGCCTATTTTTATGATTTCATAGAGTCTGATCCAACGCCCAAACAGGAGTTCTATATTCCCAGTGCTGTTCAGAGAATGATTGATGAAAAAAAAGTAAAAGTAATGGTAAAGGCTTCTCCTTCTCAATGGATGGGTGTAACTTATGCTGATGACAAACAAAATATTAAGGATTTTCTGATGTCGGAAATTCAGAATAACAGATACCCGGAAGATTTATGGAAATAAATAATATTGTAACCCAGTTTATCAATACAGTCAATTATACTCTTTCTCCTATCAATGACGGGCTCATTAATACAACTTATCTTTTAGAAGATCTGGATCAGCAGAAAAGGTTTATTCTGCAAAAGATCAATCAGGCAGTTTTCAAACAGCCAGAAGTCATTATCAATAACCATATCATTATTAATAAGCTTCTTGAAAAAGGAAACTATCCTTTACAATACGTAATACCAAT is a genomic window of Chryseobacterium nakagawai containing:
- a CDS encoding sugar phosphate nucleotidyltransferase produces the protein MSSKKTLLILAGGLGSRYKGLKQVDGILDNGSPILEYSIYDALEAGFSKVVIIGNKLIPQSYIDRLNAIAKAKGFELYWVYQEMNTIPLQGFDYPEREKPWGTAHAVLCAKYVIQESFIMINADDFYGKEAYLLAADEINHHHISDSQLGMIAYPVSTTLSGHGAVARGICTLDSEHDLIRVEEQTSIQKLNGSIIYRENDENIKLNPDTLVSMNFFIFHPHIFCYLEAYFYDFIESDPTPKQEFYIPSAVQRMIDEKKVKVMVKASPSQWMGVTYADDKQNIKDFLMSEIQNNRYPEDLWK